CTAAACCCCAAGAAAATTTAGATTTCATTAACAATTGATTTGATAAAATCTCATTGGACCAATTtatgcaaagaaaaagaaaaggcaaaaaaaaaaaaaaaaaaaaaactccgtGACCTACAGGACAACTCCCCATTTACGTCATGACCGTGTCCAACCACCGGTTGATTTGCGCACGTCAACGCCCCCGCacccattttcatttttctttcttcccccaATTTTCGACATTCCAATTTTAGCACACCAAAAGATTTTCAAACATAAAAATCCCCCTTTTTTCCTAAACCAAACAAAACATCAAATTTCGTTTACGAACCCGctttccccttccccctccccaaAATTATTGACGAGGGTTTTCCTCAATTTTTTTCCGCAGGTaattttttccaacaaaagCACTGATTTTTCTGAAATTAGGGTTCATATCTAGTAGTATAGCTGCTTTCGTGTTATGTTGATTTCGATGATTCTGACTTGGGTTCCATTTATCTGCATGCGAGCTCCGATTATGGATGGTTGACTTCGGAAAGATCACTACTTTATCAGTGATTGTGGaattagttgattttttttcttgcttttctaGCTGCTGGatagggattttttttttttggctgctaTTTGCAATATTTGATTGGGGTAACTGATAATTCACTGATAAAATGGATATGTACATACCTAGACGTGTGTATGGGTTGGTTTTGATCAGTTGTGCGTTAATGAGTGTCAAGAATTTTATGGGCAGGGATCATTCTTGGATATTAGTTAGTTGACTTTTAATTTAGTTCTCGATATCGAATAGGCCTATTGATTGGTAGGGGTTTGTTTATGTGCGTCTGCGTGTTTTAGTGTGGCTATTTCATCTCTCTCTGTGAGTGTGTGTTCTTCAATGTGGCTTTTAAGTGGTGCAGGGATCATTCTTGGATATTATTTAGttggctttttcttttttagcatCAATTCAGTTGGTCGAAATTGAGTAGGCATATTCATTGGTGGGGGTATATGCATGCGTGTCTGCGTGTTTTAGCGTGGTTGTTTcatctctgtgtgtgtgtgtgtgtgtgttgtgcAGTGTGGCTTTTAAGTGGTGCGGCAATTCTTATGTGATTGCTGTACAAACACACATTTGCTTGTGTTTTCCTCTCTGTGAGTGTGAGTATGTGTGTGCTAGTACGGTTGTCGGTTGGTGTATTTCCTCTGTGTACGCTAACGTTGTAATATGGTTGTGAAGTGATGCATTTGCTTTCTGTTCAGTTGTGAATGATGTTTTAAAGGAAGTTAATTTGTGTCCTTTGTTTTTGCCATTGCAGTGACATATGAGCGGGGCATCTGTGGGTTGTTCTCAGCCTAGACCATGTTCTGGGGTGAAGACTGTGAGAAGGTGTAGAAATAGAAGAGAAACAGATAATGTTGTCTTGATTGATGTTGATAGTGATAGTTTTCCTAATGTTATTATCATTGATGTTCCTGAATCTTTACAAAATAAGCTTCGAGGGTCCAGTGTGCTAAGAAATGATAGAAAGGGTCCTTGGGCAACAGTTATCTGCTTAGATGATGATGAAGGAACTGATGGCAATAACGCTCATCCTGGGGTAGAAGTGGATGAGAATGTAAAGAATGGTGCCTCTTCTAGCAAGAGGGATTTCTCTGCACCTCGTAACTATGCAAGCTCCTCAAATTCAGTTGCTGATGATTGTCAATTTGTTCGAGAAAATTTATCtccagtgaaattgtcaaaggGCAAAAGAACCTATTCTAGAAAAGGGCCTGCCAACCAATATGGCCTCAGTGCTGACTCAGAAAGTAGTTCATCTGACAGTGATTATGTTGATTGTGAGTTGATGGAAGGTCCTTCTGGAAGGCTACGAGAGCAGTGGGAAAAAGCCTCTTCAAAAAGGAAATGTGATACTCGCAATGGTCGGTCTGATACTAAAGATCCTGAAGTGGTCTTTAGTGGAGCTCATCGAAATGGTAATTTAGCTAATGGACATGGTGAACCTAAAAAAACTGcggaaagtaaagaaaaagaaCCTCCAGCTCATTCAATTCCGAAAGAGGATGGTGATTCGGGCTGCAGTTATTCCAATTCCAAGCAGGCAGTggttgatgatgatgatctttTAGAGTCAGTTttaaaaactccatttcctggCAGCAAAGCTGATCCTCCTTGTAGGAGAGAACCTGTAAATGGAGAACGTCCATTTGACAATGCTGAACACCATAGTGGCCAATTTTTTGAGAAAGGTGGTTCAAGTTTTCATAATGAGGAAGAGCAGGTCCCTCGTGGAGCGGATTCTGTTCCTTATTCTGACTGGGGCAGCAGGAAAGTTAATCATGTGGAGAAGGTtttgcaaaataagaaagagcCACATGAAATACAGTGTCAGAATCCAGTGAACCAGGATTATGGAAAATCTATTTCTGGAGACAAAGGAAATATTTCTCAGGAGACTATAACTGAGAATACAAGCAAAACCACTAATGATCTCATTAACAAAGTGCAACCTGTACGATCCCATTCTTGTTCAGTGAGTGCAAATGAAGAACCTATGAGGTTGGTTTCGAACAGTCAAATGGAGGACAAAGGAGTTGATTTAGTGCACAGTATGGATTGTGATGTCACACTTAATCTGGAGGGTTGCATCCTTAGTGAAAGAGAAAAACTTAAGGAGACAGATGAATACAAAAAAGCAGTGGAGGAAGAATGGGCTTCTCGACAACGAGCGCTGCAAATTCAGGTTTCTCATATATTTCTTGTGTGGCGATCGAGGGTTTGAGTGAAACTGAATTTTGCTGATATTTCCAATTTGATTCAGATGGCATTTGGCTAGTTTTGGTTTTTGCTAACGCATTAACTGTTACCACTCTGTTTTTCTGGCTGATTACTTCAAACTAGGTTTCAATTATGAACATTAATTGGATATTCCAATGTAATGTTCTTTTTCTTACTTTCCAGGCTGAAGAAGCACAAAACTTAAGGCGGCTGCACAAGAGAAGGAAAGCTGAAAGCTTGCGTTTACTGGACATGGAGAGAAGACAAAAACAACGTGTGGAGGAAATAAGAGAGACTCAAAAGAAGGTTCTGGAGATATATTTCATTCTCTCTCAATATATTGATATAGATACCTGTGGTCTTATTTTATAACCAATTAATTATCTTCTATCTCCATCTCTTCTCTGGCTATCTTCTTTGCTTTCTTCCTCCTCCCACCCTTTCTACCTTTGCTACTTTTATATCCCTGTTTTAAGGAAGATGTCAGTCTTAAATTGATGATAATTCTCCTTTGTATCTTTTTAGGATGAAGAGAACATGAATTTGAAGGAAGTCATTCGTGCTGCAGTCAGAAAGGAGCTTAATCAACTAGAACTAACGTGCCATGATATGGCTTCGCTGCTGCGGGGCCTTGGAGTTCTTGTTGGTGTTGTTGGGCAATCTCCATCATCTAATGAGGTTGGTTGCCTTTTCAAATGCCTCTACTTTTTACCTAGGATGACCTGAATCACAGATCAAGATAATTATCTTTCCCACTACTTTTGGTTGAGCTTTGGGACAAAAATATAAAGTGAACTAATGTAAATTTTTCATCACTTCACGGATATGTGGAGACAAAAATGATTACAAAAGGCTAGTTGGATTATAGGAACAAAATTTGTAAAtggatttttgttattattcGTAGAATTATGGACAATATGAGTTAGATAATTCAAACTGTACcataaatataaatttaaatagAATGTTCCTAAATTAGTTTGTTAAAGTCCAAAGGAACAATCATCTTGCAAATAACATAATGCATTAAAAATGGAAGCAATCAGACATGGCAAAGAAGCTGTCAGCTCTAGTGCCTCCCTGAGATAATTATGTTTTGCATgcttttttctgattttattatctaaaatcaagaaaatgatggCTTAAGACAACAATTGTAAATTAATTTTGTACAGTACTAACCCAGTATGTCATCTTTTCTAAGCAAAAATTACGCTTGAAGCACATGCTTTGCTATGCTTAGTAAAGGAACTATGCTTTAGATGTCGTATAGCGTGACCCATTCGTTGTTCTGTATGGTGCATTTACTTCATTTTCGGTAACTTGTTTGGGTGATATATTTTCAGTTTTCTGTATGTGATGCTCAATTCCGTGTTGCTTGAGTAGGAAATATGATGGAGAAAAACATATTTAGTACTGCTAAACTAAGATTTTCTTTTGAAAGGTTACTAAGATTTTCCTCTAAAAATGTAGTAAGGTATTCTAATTcagttttcttattttaattaaACTGAAGGAGGGAGGATATTTATCTTTGCCTGCTAATTTGCCAGCTAAATTTGTGTAGTTGGTTTAGGattatcttgattttggtgCTCAAAGTTGGTGATCATTTCAGGTGCGCTTAGCTTATAAAAGAGCTTTGCTGACCTTCCATCCTGATCGAGCTTCAGGATCTGACATCCGTAAACAGGTGGAGGCTGAAGAAAAGTTTAAGCTCATATCCCGCATGAAGGATAAATTTTTGCTGACTTGACAGACCTTTTAGTAATGGCTAAGTTTGATATTCCTGTTGGAACTCTCTCTTGCTATTGGGAAATGCTTATTCAACACCAGTGCTTTGGGGTTTCTTAAGACAGAGAGCTTTGAGCCTTTGATTAGTCCGCTCGTACAATGGtcggccaaaattttttttttgtaaagcaCAGTTCTTGTAACTTAAATGGTCTAGGCTATAGGATTTTGTAATCAATAGGCTTTTCCTTGACATTACCTCCCCCTGTGTTGCATAGGCAACTCCTCCGCCCCCCAACCCCAAacagagatagagagagagagagagagaatgatGCGAGGGGAATGGATCCTGTTTTAATTCATCAGTTTATTGGGGAACTCGTTTGACTTTTTTGGATTTGCTGCTTGTAATATTTTAAGAATGATTAACAAAAAGAAATCTTGAATTGTCGGATACCGTATATACGGATTCTTGAAGTTAAATAAACTGTTTGTGAATCATGACAAAGTCAGAAGGTTCTTCTTTCTCGTGAATCATCCTGCAAAAACAGATTTCATTACCATGAAGTAGCCTGCAACTTGCGAACCAGGTTGCCCCCTAAACACCTATTTCTGTTTGAGAGATGTCCAACAATGAAGAGATTGCTGCATGTTTGGTGGGAGTTAATGGTGGGAATGTTTATGTCGACCTCGTATCATGCTACTTTTTTTCTCATCAAGTAGGATCCGTAAACAAGTCACCCAAGATTAAGTTGCAGATGATGACAAGAATAGAGAGGTAATATGAGGAAGAAGAACCCATCATTATACTTACAACTCTTCTTCTTGTTGCGTACACATGTATGTATGTCAACGGATGGCTTCACAACCGCCACTATTTTTTAACATAATGAAGCTTTTTGTCTACATGACCAACATTGACGCCTTCTTATGTGCCCAGAAATGTGGGAGAAATATAACATAAGAGTACAATTATTTGCACTATATACTCGGAAAGCTTAGTGCCGTTTTGAGTTGATTTG
This portion of the Coffea eugenioides isolate CCC68of chromosome 11, Ceug_1.0, whole genome shotgun sequence genome encodes:
- the LOC113754452 gene encoding uncharacterized protein LOC113754452 — its product is MSGASVGCSQPRPCSGVKTVRRCRNRRETDNVVLIDVDSDSFPNVIIIDVPESLQNKLRGSSVLRNDRKGPWATVICLDDDEGTDGNNAHPGVEVDENVKNGASSSKRDFSAPRNYASSSNSVADDCQFVRENLSPVKLSKGKRTYSRKGPANQYGLSADSESSSSDSDYVDCELMEGPSGRLREQWEKASSKRKCDTRNGRSDTKDPEVVFSGAHRNGNLANGHGEPKKTAESKEKEPPAHSIPKEDGDSGCSYSNSKQAVVDDDDLLESVLKTPFPGSKADPPCRREPVNGERPFDNAEHHSGQFFEKGGSSFHNEEEQVPRGADSVPYSDWGSRKVNHVEKVLQNKKEPHEIQCQNPVNQDYGKSISGDKGNISQETITENTSKTTNDLINKVQPVRSHSCSVSANEEPMRLVSNSQMEDKGVDLVHSMDCDVTLNLEGCILSEREKLKETDEYKKAVEEEWASRQRALQIQAEEAQNLRRLHKRRKAESLRLLDMERRQKQRVEEIRETQKKDEENMNLKEVIRAAVRKELNQLELTCHDMASLLRGLGVLVGVVGQSPSSNEVRLAYKRALLTFHPDRASGSDIRKQVEAEEKFKLISRMKDKFLLT